One region of Mycobacteriales bacterium genomic DNA includes:
- a CDS encoding alcohol dehydrogenase catalytic domain-containing protein gives MRMRSAVIEGAGRIAVREAAVPTPGPGQVLVRVEWCGICGTDLHGALEGWMPPGTVGGHEWSGTISAVGPDVAGWSPGDPVVGGPPWCGECAWCRSGRPALCLADPIRATGSGHGDGSELGGAFADYLLAGADTLHRVPDGLDLRVAALSEPLAVALHGISVAKLPEDRAKLHILVSGGGPLGQLVIAALRASGAADVTVCEPSGVRRHQAVAAGATAALAPEDLPPAPAMPTQAHQDGFDYAFETSGVESAVAAALALLRPTATLVLLGTGDLSVRMDAMRILLNELVVTGAYCYDEGGIDAALGLLASGRLPVDALMCPDDVGLDDLLDTMLRLHAGEIPTKALVRP, from the coding sequence ATGAGGATGCGCAGCGCCGTCATCGAGGGCGCGGGCCGGATCGCCGTCCGCGAGGCGGCCGTCCCCACGCCCGGCCCGGGCCAGGTCCTGGTCCGGGTCGAATGGTGCGGAATCTGCGGCACCGACCTGCACGGCGCGCTCGAAGGCTGGATGCCGCCGGGCACCGTCGGCGGCCACGAGTGGTCGGGCACTATCTCCGCGGTCGGACCTGACGTCGCCGGCTGGTCGCCAGGGGATCCGGTCGTCGGCGGACCGCCCTGGTGCGGCGAGTGCGCCTGGTGTCGCAGCGGACGGCCCGCGTTGTGTCTCGCCGACCCGATCCGGGCGACCGGAAGCGGGCACGGTGACGGCAGCGAGCTCGGCGGCGCGTTCGCCGACTATCTGCTCGCCGGCGCCGACACCCTGCACCGAGTGCCCGACGGCCTCGACCTGCGGGTCGCCGCGCTCTCCGAGCCGCTGGCCGTCGCGTTGCACGGTATCTCGGTCGCCAAGCTGCCCGAGGACCGCGCGAAGCTCCACATCCTGGTCAGCGGCGGCGGGCCACTCGGGCAGCTGGTGATCGCGGCGCTGCGCGCGTCGGGGGCAGCGGACGTGACGGTGTGCGAGCCGTCCGGCGTACGCCGCCACCAGGCCGTCGCAGCCGGCGCTACCGCAGCGCTCGCCCCCGAGGATCTGCCGCCCGCGCCGGCGATGCCGACGCAGGCCCACCAGGACGGCTTCGACTACGCCTTCGAGACCTCCGGAGTGGAGTCGGCCGTCGCCGCGGCGCTCGCCCTGCTGCGCCCCACCGCGACGCTGGTGCTGCTGGGCACCGGCGACCTGTCGGTGCGGATGGACGCGATGCGGATCCTGCTCAACGAGCTGGTCGTGACCGGCGCCTACTGTTACGACGAAGGCGGGATCGATGCCGCACTCGGCCTGTTGGCATCGGGCCGGCTCCCGGTCGACGCGCTGATGTGTCCCGACGACGTCGGGCTCGACGACCTGCTCGACACGATGCTCCGGCTGCATGCCGGAGAGATCCCGACGAAAGCGTTGGTGCGGCCATGA